The genomic window TGCGGGTCGAGGACCTCGACGTTCTCACCGAACTCACCGGCAACCATCGGGTGACGTTCGGGTCGACGAGTGTGCAGGCGCAGACCGCGGCGACCCTCGCCGGCGCCGGAATCGGTCTGCTGCCCGCGTTCGTCGCCGAGCGGGAGCCGACACTCCGGCGGGTGCTGCCGTCGGCTGTGAACGTCACCCTCGAATTCAGTGCCTGCCTCGGCCCCAGACGCCTGCGCCGGCCCGCCGCCGCGACCGTCCTGCAGGCGATCCGGGAAATGGTCGCCGAACGGCAGAACGAACTCATGCCGCAGTGGTGAGAGGCGCCGTGGCGATCGGCGTCAGATGCCGGACGCGAACAGACGGTGTCGGCGGATGTCGGCGCGCTCGACGTCGACGGCGTCGAGGAGCCGGGTGAGCCGGCCGGCGAGTGGCCCGACCCGGCGTGGGCGGCGGGCGATCGCGTCGCACAGCACGTGCCCGCCCTGCTCGGCGGTGAGGGCGGCGACGGTGCGGTACTTCTCGTTGGGGGTGATCATCGCGGTCCGTACCAGCGGCATGTACACGGACGTGAATGTGACGTTCTCGTCGAGGGTTTCGGCCTGGAACGACGTGCACACCTCGTCGAGTGCGGCTTTCGACGCCACGTAGGCGGCGTAGCCGGGGCCGCCGAACAGATTGGCCGCGGACAGCACGTTGACCACGTGGCCGTCGCGACGCTCCCGCATCCCCGGCAGCACCGCGAGCATGAGTCGCACGGCCGCAACATAGTTGAGGGTCATGGTGCGTTCGAAGTCGTGGGTGCGGTCGTACGACCGGTCGAGGGTGCGGCGGATGGACCGGCCCGCATTGTTGACGAGCACGTCGACGCCGGCGTGCTCGTCGAGGACCCGTCGGATCATCGTCTCCGACGCGTCCGCGTCGTTCAGGTCGCACGGGTACGCGAACGCCCGCCCACCACGGGCGGTGATCTCCTCGGCGACCGCACCCAGCTCGGGCTCGCGGCGGGCGACGAGCAGCACCGTCGCCCCGGCCGCACCCAGCTCGATCGCCGCGGCCCGCCCGATCCCCGACGACGCCCCCGTGATCAGCA from Prescottella sp. R16 includes these protein-coding regions:
- a CDS encoding SDR family NAD(P)-dependent oxidoreductase, with translation MDSTSWWFQVRHALDSRGPFPRRGRPLREVVSGRRVLITGASSGIGRAAAIELGAAGATVLLVARREPELGAVAEEITARGGRAFAYPCDLNDADASETMIRRVLDEHAGVDVLVNNAGRSIRRTLDRSYDRTHDFERTMTLNYVAAVRLMLAVLPGMRERRDGHVVNVLSAANLFGGPGYAAYVASKAALDEVCTSFQAETLDENVTFTSVYMPLVRTAMITPNEKYRTVAALTAEQGGHVLCDAIARRPRRVGPLAGRLTRLLDAVDVERADIRRHRLFASGI